One genomic segment of Lebetimonas natsushimae includes these proteins:
- the secE gene encoding preprotein translocase subunit SecE encodes MKSEKTKKNSFDVKSLIKYLKEAKVELDKVIFPTANEVKQSFISVVTVVTVVTAFLGIVDLIMSGILKAVL; translated from the coding sequence ATGAAAAGTGAAAAAACTAAAAAAAATTCTTTTGATGTTAAAAGTTTAATTAAATATTTAAAAGAAGCAAAAGTTGAACTTGATAAAGTTATATTTCCAACAGCTAATGAAGTAAAACAATCATTTATTTCTGTAGTTACAGTGGTAACGGTAGTAACTGCGTTTTTGGGAATTGTTGATTTGATAATGAGTGGAATTTTAAAAGCTGTATTATAA
- the tuf gene encoding elongation factor Tu translates to MAKEKFVRNKPHVNIGTIGHVDHGKTTLTAAITGVLAQKGFAEMKDYDNIDNAPEERQRGITINTSHVEYETEKRHYAHVDCPGHADYVKNMITGAAQMDGAILVVAATDGPMPQTREHILLSRQVGVPAIVVFLNKMDMVDDEELLELVEMEVRELLSEYEFDGDNAPVIAGSALKALEEVKAGQLGEWSEKIMELMNAVDEYIPTPERDTDKDFLMPIEDVFSISGRGTVVTGRVERGTLKLGDDVDIVGFKPTRTTKVTGIEMFRKEMDEAQAGDNIGVLLRGIGKDEVERGMVLAKPGSITPHHKFEAEVYALTKEEGGRHKPFFNGYRPQFYIRTTDVTGTIELPEGVEMVMPGDNVKLTVELIAPIALEEGTRFAIREGGRTVGAGVVTKIIE, encoded by the coding sequence ATGGCAAAAGAAAAATTTGTAAGAAATAAACCACACGTAAATATTGGTACAATCGGTCACGTAGACCACGGTAAAACTACTTTAACAGCAGCAATTACTGGTGTGTTAGCACAAAAAGGTTTTGCTGAAATGAAAGATTATGACAACATTGACAACGCACCAGAAGAAAGACAAAGAGGTATTACTATTAATACATCTCACGTTGAATATGAAACTGAAAAAAGACACTATGCTCACGTTGACTGTCCAGGACACGCAGACTACGTTAAAAACATGATTACTGGTGCTGCTCAAATGGACGGAGCAATCTTAGTTGTTGCAGCAACTGATGGTCCTATGCCACAAACAAGAGAACACATTCTACTTTCAAGACAAGTTGGTGTTCCGGCAATCGTTGTATTCTTAAATAAAATGGATATGGTTGACGATGAAGAACTTCTTGAACTTGTTGAAATGGAAGTTAGAGAACTTCTAAGCGAATATGAATTTGACGGTGACAATGCACCTGTTATCGCTGGTTCAGCTCTTAAAGCACTTGAAGAAGTAAAAGCTGGACAACTTGGTGAATGGTCAGAAAAAATTATGGAACTTATGAATGCAGTTGATGAATACATTCCAACACCAGAAAGAGATACTGATAAAGATTTCTTAATGCCAATTGAAGACGTATTCTCAATTTCAGGAAGAGGTACAGTTGTAACAGGTAGAGTTGAAAGAGGAACATTAAAATTAGGTGATGATGTAGATATCGTAGGATTCAAACCAACAAGAACTACAAAAGTTACTGGTATTGAAATGTTCAGAAAAGAAATGGATGAAGCTCAAGCTGGTGACAACATCGGGGTACTTTTAAGAGGTATCGGAAAAGACGAAGTAGAAAGAGGTATGGTTCTTGCAAAACCAGGAAGTATTACTCCTCACCACAAATTTGAAGCAGAAGTTTATGCATTAACTAAAGAAGAAGGTGGAAGACATAAACCATTCTTTAACGGATATAGACCACAATTCTACATCAGAACAACTGACGTAACTGGTACTATTGAATTACCAGAAGGTGTAGAAATGGTTATGCCTGGTGATAACGTAAAATTAACTGTAGAATTAATTGCTCCAATTGCACTTGAAGAAGGTACAAGATTCGCTATCAGAGAAGGTGGTAGAACTGTAGGTGCTGGAGTTGTTACAAAAATTATCGAATAA
- a CDS encoding MotE family protein → MKSVKIWVIFILLFSPLYAVDKQKLLDCYEIFDQKKAELEAEAEKILEQREALESLKNTYMTLIKKKEAKLKAKEKEINATLAKIENDKQKIQNLIAENKKILQEIKQAKMDKVTQSFAKMRPKNAASVLSNMKDKDALDILEKLPPKIVAKIFAKMDPIKAAKLTEMMQKVDTNESTGSP, encoded by the coding sequence ATGAAAAGTGTAAAAATTTGGGTTATTTTTATTTTACTTTTTTCTCCTCTTTATGCTGTGGATAAACAAAAACTGCTTGACTGTTATGAAATATTTGATCAAAAAAAAGCCGAACTTGAAGCTGAAGCTGAAAAAATACTTGAACAGCGTGAGGCATTGGAATCTCTTAAAAATACATATATGACACTTATAAAGAAAAAAGAGGCAAAACTTAAAGCAAAAGAAAAAGAAATAAACGCTACTTTGGCAAAAATTGAAAATGATAAACAAAAAATACAAAATTTAATTGCTGAGAATAAAAAAATTTTACAGGAAATTAAACAGGCCAAAATGGATAAGGTAACTCAGAGTTTTGCAAAGATGAGACCTAAAAATGCTGCAAGTGTTTTATCGAATATGAAAGATAAAGATGCTCTTGATATTTTAGAAAAACTTCCTCCAAAAATTGTGGCTAAAATCTTTGCTAAGATGGACCCAATCAAAGCTGCAAAACTTACTGAAATGATGCAAAAGGTGGATACTAATGAAAGCACAGGTTCTCCTTAA
- the carB gene encoding carbamoyl-phosphate synthase large subunit has protein sequence MPKREDIKTILLIGSGPIIIGQACEFDYSGVQAAKTLKSLGYRVVLVNSNPATIMTDPEFADATYIEPITPEVVAKIIQKENVDAILPTMGGQTALNVAMEMYEKGMLENIEFLGANPEAIKKGEDREEFKKAIERLGLDLARSETAHTLDEAVAIAKEIGFPLIVRAAYTLGGLGSGIAYNMEEFKELAKIGLEASPISEIEILESLLGWKEYEMEVIRDRNDNCIIVCSIENVDPMGVHTGDSITIAPALTLTDKEYQKMRDASFAILREIGVDTGGSNVQFAVNPQNGRMVVIEMNPRVSRSSALASKATGYPIAKVATLLAVGFTLDEIKNDITGTAASFEPVIDYIVTKIPRFTFEKFPAADSTLTTSMKSVGEVMAIGRTFKESIQKALYSLETGLDGFERMECDEEELIKKIRIPNENRILYVTEALRRGKSVDEIYEICKIDKWFLNQIKEIVELEKEITPEILENEELLRKAKTYGFSDRMIAKLIGKNEEDVYRARKKFGIEIDYNEVDTCAAEFDTTTSYLYSSVNVTKNVPLRKPDFNDKKVLILGGGPNRIGQGIEFDYCCVHAAFALNDLGVKTIMYNCNPETVSTDYDTSDVLYFEPITFERVRNVVELENPDGVIVQFGGQTPLKLAKPLTKINAKIIGTSAEVIDEAEDREKFSEFIKRLGLNQPENGTAFTNKEAFEIANRIGYPVLVRPSYVLGGRAMRIVYNDNELAEYMNEAVKVSEDSPVLIDKFLDRAIELDVDAISDTKDVYIGGIMQHIEEAGIHSGDSACSLPTVSISKEKIKEIENATKEIALNLGVKGLLNIQYALHHDKLYLIEVNPRASRTVPFVSKATGLPLAKVATRVMWNLAYSPDINNGKVLVEALSFYDKFNVVTYDGNVYKPKVHSHIAIKEAVFPFNKLPGADLILGPEMKSTGEVMGISSTFGESFAKSQLAVKFNLPKNGKVFISLTDLDKEFAPKLASELKKLGFEIVATSGTYKVINEAGIEVERVLKISEGRPNIVDMIKNEEIALVINTSDNKASKDDAKIIRREVLNNGIPYFTTIAAAFAAVEAIEFLQTNDIKVESLQNYFKK, from the coding sequence ATGCCAAAAAGAGAAGATATAAAAACTATTTTGCTTATAGGCTCAGGGCCTATAATTATAGGACAGGCGTGTGAATTTGACTATTCAGGCGTTCAGGCTGCAAAAACTCTTAAATCTCTGGGATATAGAGTGGTTCTTGTTAATTCAAATCCTGCTACAATAATGACTGATCCTGAATTTGCGGATGCTACTTACATAGAACCGATTACCCCGGAAGTTGTGGCTAAAATTATTCAAAAAGAAAATGTTGATGCAATTTTGCCTACAATGGGTGGACAGACTGCCCTAAATGTTGCGATGGAAATGTATGAAAAAGGAATGCTAGAAAATATTGAATTTTTAGGGGCAAACCCGGAAGCTATTAAAAAAGGCGAAGACAGGGAAGAATTTAAAAAAGCTATTGAAAGATTAGGACTTGATTTAGCAAGAAGTGAAACTGCCCACACTCTTGATGAGGCTGTTGCAATAGCAAAAGAAATAGGTTTTCCTTTAATTGTAAGGGCTGCTTATACCCTTGGAGGGCTTGGAAGCGGAATTGCTTATAATATGGAAGAATTTAAAGAACTTGCAAAAATTGGTCTTGAAGCAAGTCCTATCAGTGAAATTGAAATTCTTGAATCGCTTCTTGGCTGGAAAGAATATGAAATGGAGGTTATCAGGGATAGAAATGATAACTGTATAATAGTGTGTTCAATTGAAAATGTTGACCCCATGGGAGTTCATACAGGGGATTCCATTACTATAGCCCCGGCTCTGACTCTTACCGATAAAGAATATCAAAAAATGAGAGATGCCTCTTTTGCAATTCTTAGAGAAATCGGGGTGGATACAGGTGGAAGCAATGTTCAATTTGCCGTAAATCCCCAAAACGGCAGAATGGTTGTAATTGAAATGAATCCAAGGGTTTCAAGAAGCTCAGCCCTTGCAAGTAAGGCTACAGGTTACCCTATTGCAAAAGTGGCAACCCTGCTTGCAGTGGGATTTACTCTTGATGAAATTAAAAATGATATTACAGGGACTGCTGCCAGTTTTGAACCGGTAATTGATTATATTGTTACAAAAATTCCTCGTTTTACTTTTGAAAAATTCCCTGCCGCAGACTCAACCCTTACCACTTCAATGAAGAGTGTCGGTGAGGTAATGGCGATTGGGAGGACTTTTAAAGAGTCTATTCAAAAAGCGCTTTATTCACTTGAAACAGGACTTGACGGGTTTGAGAGAATGGAATGTGATGAAGAGGAACTCATTAAAAAAATCCGAATTCCAAATGAAAACAGAATTTTATATGTTACAGAGGCTTTGAGACGTGGAAAAAGTGTTGATGAAATTTATGAAATTTGTAAAATTGACAAATGGTTTTTAAATCAGATAAAAGAGATAGTTGAGCTTGAAAAAGAGATAACTCCTGAAATTTTGGAAAATGAAGAGCTTTTAAGAAAAGCCAAAACATACGGATTTAGTGACAGAATGATCGCAAAACTTATAGGAAAAAATGAAGAAGATGTATACAGAGCGAGAAAAAAATTTGGAATTGAAATTGATTATAATGAAGTGGATACATGTGCGGCTGAATTTGATACGACTACAAGTTATTTATATTCGAGTGTAAATGTTACAAAAAATGTTCCTCTTAGAAAACCTGATTTCAATGATAAAAAAGTATTAATCCTTGGAGGTGGACCAAACAGGATTGGTCAGGGGATTGAATTTGATTACTGCTGTGTGCATGCTGCATTTGCGCTAAATGATTTGGGTGTTAAAACAATAATGTATAACTGCAACCCTGAAACTGTTTCGACAGACTATGATACAAGCGATGTATTGTATTTTGAACCTATTACGTTTGAGAGGGTTAGAAATGTGGTAGAGCTTGAAAATCCTGATGGCGTGATTGTTCAGTTTGGAGGGCAGACCCCGCTTAAACTTGCAAAACCGCTTACAAAAATTAATGCAAAAATTATAGGGACTTCGGCTGAGGTTATTGATGAAGCGGAAGACAGGGAAAAATTTTCAGAATTTATTAAAAGGCTAGGGCTTAACCAGCCTGAAAACGGGACAGCATTTACTAATAAAGAGGCATTTGAAATAGCAAACAGAATCGGTTACCCGGTGCTTGTTAGACCAAGTTATGTATTGGGCGGAAGGGCTATGAGGATAGTTTATAATGATAATGAACTTGCTGAATATATGAATGAAGCGGTGAAAGTCAGTGAAGATTCTCCTGTTTTAATTGATAAATTTTTAGACCGGGCAATTGAGCTTGATGTTGATGCGATAAGCGATACAAAAGATGTGTATATCGGTGGGATAATGCAGCATATTGAAGAAGCCGGAATTCACAGCGGGGACAGTGCGTGTTCTCTGCCGACAGTCAGTATAAGTAAAGAAAAAATAAAAGAGATTGAAAATGCCACAAAAGAGATTGCGTTAAATCTTGGAGTAAAAGGTTTGCTTAATATTCAGTATGCGCTTCATCATGATAAACTTTATTTAATTGAAGTAAATCCAAGGGCAAGCAGAACAGTGCCTTTTGTTTCAAAAGCAACAGGACTTCCTCTTGCAAAAGTGGCAACAAGGGTTATGTGGAATTTGGCATATAGTCCGGACATTAATAATGGAAAAGTATTGGTAGAAGCGCTTAGTTTTTACGATAAATTTAATGTGGTGACATATGACGGAAATGTATATAAACCAAAAGTTCATTCACATATTGCAATTAAAGAAGCAGTATTTCCGTTTAATAAACTGCCTGGGGCTGATTTGATACTCGGGCCTGAGATGAAATCGACAGGTGAAGTTATGGGAATAAGCTCAACATTTGGTGAGAGTTTTGCGAAATCCCAGCTTGCTGTTAAATTTAATCTGCCAAAAAACGGAAAAGTGTTTATTTCTCTAACTGATTTGGATAAAGAATTTGCTCCAAAACTTGCAAGTGAACTTAAAAAGTTAGGTTTTGAAATAGTTGCAACAAGCGGGACATATAAAGTTATAAATGAAGCCGGAATTGAAGTGGAAAGAGTGTTAAAAATTAGTGAAGGTAGACCGAATATTGTAGATATGATTAAAAACGAAGAAATTGCCCTTGTTATCAACACAAGTGACAATAAAGCAAGCAAAGATGATGCAAAAATAATCAGACGCGAAGTGTTAAACAACGGAATTCCTTATTTTACAACCATTGCTGCAGCGTTTGCTGCCGTTGAAGCAATAGAATTTTTACAGACAAATGACATAAAAGTGGAGTCACTTCAAAATTATTTTAAAAAATAA
- a CDS encoding phosphatidylserine decarboxylase, with protein sequence MNPSRFISNLAVKMATMSFPKFIQCFINKMYVKFYKINMEDYEPSNPCEYRTLNELFIRHKKYIEFYEDDDIVVSPSDSEVIAHDEIKENRVYQIKGKEYSLNELIPYETFLNEGYFINLYLSPSDYHRFHIPIDMEIVRVTYIPGNLYPVKPSFLEKELVFPKNKRIVLRCRDNKDRYFYIVLVGAMIVGKIVLNFDERFQKDYDKIFDIEYEKPIKLKKGDELGRFEFGSSILLFFGKDHFKYLNQKDYVEVGDILGEIY encoded by the coding sequence ATGAATCCCTCCCGTTTTATCTCAAATTTAGCCGTTAAAATGGCTACTATGTCTTTTCCTAAATTTATACAGTGTTTTATAAATAAAATGTATGTTAAATTTTATAAAATTAATATGGAAGATTACGAACCTTCAAATCCGTGTGAATACAGAACATTGAATGAACTTTTCATAAGACACAAAAAATATATCGAATTTTACGAAGATGATGATATTGTCGTCAGTCCAAGTGATAGTGAAGTTATTGCGCATGATGAAATAAAAGAAAACAGGGTCTATCAAATAAAAGGGAAAGAGTATTCTTTAAATGAATTAATCCCTTATGAAACTTTTTTAAATGAAGGTTATTTTATTAATTTATACCTCTCACCTAGTGATTATCACCGCTTTCATATACCTATTGATATGGAAATAGTAAGGGTTACATATATTCCGGGAAATCTTTATCCCGTAAAACCTTCATTTTTAGAAAAAGAACTTGTATTTCCTAAAAATAAAAGAATTGTATTAAGATGCAGGGATAATAAAGACAGATACTTTTATATTGTATTGGTTGGGGCTATGATTGTGGGAAAAATTGTTTTAAATTTTGATGAAAGATTCCAAAAAGATTATGACAAAATTTTTGATATTGAATATGAAAAGCCGATAAAACTTAAAAAAGGTGATGAGCTTGGAAGATTTGAGTTTGGAAGTTCTATTTTGCTTTTCTTTGGAAAAGATCATTTCAAATATCTAAATCAAAAAGATTATGTGGAAGTCGGAGACATTCTTGGGGAAATATATTAA
- the rpmG gene encoding 50S ribosomal protein L33 has translation MREIIHLKCTECGRFNYHTTKEKRKHPEKFEIRKYCKWCNKHTVHKESKL, from the coding sequence ATGAGAGAAATTATTCATCTAAAATGTACTGAGTGTGGTAGATTTAATTACCATACAACAAAAGAAAAAAGAAAGCATCCAGAAAAATTTGAAATTAGAAAATATTGTAAATGGTGTAATAAACACACTGTTCATAAAGAGTCTAAACTTTAA
- the carA gene encoding glutamine-hydrolyzing carbamoyl-phosphate synthase small subunit: protein MKVTVLLENGMSFEAKGFGAGGTKVGEIVFNTSMTGYQEIITDPSYAGQFVVFTMPEIGNVGVNKDDNESNKAWLKGIIVREYVNTWSNFRGEKSLDEFLKEQNVLGISEIDTRFLTKLIRSEGAMMMIASSEIHDTEKLKEILNSTPRIEEIDYIKEVTTQKPYIHPHGAWNDKEFKYNPKKTDKKIAVLDFGVKRNILNELTEAGMECLVLPASTKAEEIIEMYKNGDIQGVFLSNGPGDPLILKDIHKEIQKLLKEKIPMFGICLGHQLLSISHGYPTFKLKFGHHGGNHPVKNYIGKKPVVEITAQNHNYNVPENIEEIAEITHKNLFDGSIEGVKYKNEPVFSVQHHPEASPGPHDSKYIFKEFYNML from the coding sequence ATGAAAGTTACTGTTTTACTTGAAAATGGAATGAGTTTTGAGGCAAAAGGTTTTGGAGCTGGGGGTACAAAAGTAGGTGAGATTGTATTTAATACTTCAATGACAGGTTATCAGGAAATTATTACAGACCCAAGCTATGCCGGGCAGTTTGTAGTTTTTACAATGCCAGAAATTGGAAATGTTGGGGTAAATAAAGATGATAACGAAAGTAATAAAGCATGGCTTAAGGGAATAATTGTCAGAGAATATGTAAATACTTGGTCAAATTTCAGGGGTGAGAAAAGTTTGGATGAATTTTTAAAAGAGCAAAATGTTTTAGGAATCAGTGAAATTGATACAAGATTTTTAACTAAACTTATAAGATCTGAGGGGGCTATGATGATGATAGCCTCAAGTGAAATTCATGACACTGAAAAATTAAAAGAAATTTTAAATTCTACTCCAAGGATTGAAGAAATTGATTATATTAAAGAAGTAACTACCCAAAAACCATATATTCACCCACACGGTGCCTGGAATGATAAAGAATTTAAATATAACCCTAAAAAAACAGATAAAAAAATTGCAGTGCTTGATTTTGGGGTAAAAAGAAATATTTTAAATGAATTGACAGAGGCCGGAATGGAATGTCTGGTATTGCCGGCTTCAACTAAAGCTGAAGAAATTATTGAAATGTATAAAAACGGGGATATTCAGGGTGTGTTTTTGAGTAACGGACCAGGCGATCCTTTGATTTTAAAAGATATTCATAAAGAAATTCAAAAACTTTTAAAAGAAAAAATTCCGATGTTTGGAATTTGTCTTGGGCATCAGCTTTTAAGCATATCCCACGGATATCCTACGTTTAAATTAAAATTTGGTCATCACGGGGGAAACCATCCTGTTAAAAATTATATAGGGAAAAAACCGGTGGTTGAAATTACCGCTCAGAATCATAATTACAACGTACCGGAGAATATAGAAGAAATAGCAGAAATTACACATAAAAATCTTTTTGATGGTTCTATTGAGGGAGTCAAATATAAAAACGAACCGGTTTTTTCAGTTCAGCATCACCCAGAAGCTTCCCCTGGACCACATGATAGTAAATATATATTTAAGGAATTTTATAATATGTTATGA
- a CDS encoding DUF507 family protein yields the protein MLIKEAQVPFLSRKIAYDLLNSGFVTFPKGIDNAISEIEDIIMDDVLWEREIEDKAREILAKQEEENEFLFYDVDRREVFKLIKKEIANEEGFNLKRDERIDDLSHFLVKELWDKEFIDYDVRDGKIKNIIFNSIMEFLNREREARDEVYRKLENYKRPLIPGTEEWELVFNRLYEQELKKRGLI from the coding sequence ATGCTAATAAAAGAAGCTCAAGTGCCTTTTCTTTCAAGAAAAATTGCATATGATCTGCTTAATTCCGGTTTTGTAACATTTCCAAAAGGTATTGATAACGCAATTTCTGAAATTGAAGATATTATAATGGATGATGTTTTGTGGGAGAGGGAAATTGAAGATAAAGCAAGGGAAATACTTGCTAAACAGGAAGAAGAAAATGAATTTTTGTTTTATGATGTGGATAGAAGAGAAGTTTTTAAACTTATTAAAAAAGAAATAGCAAATGAAGAAGGTTTTAATTTAAAAAGAGATGAAAGAATAGATGATTTGTCACATTTTCTTGTAAAAGAACTATGGGATAAAGAATTTATAGATTATGATGTAAGAGACGGAAAAATAAAAAATATAATTTTTAATTCTATTATGGAATTTTTAAACAGGGAAAGAGAAGCAAGAGATGAGGTATACAGAAAACTGGAAAATTATAAAAGACCTTTAATTCCTGGAACTGAAGAGTGGGAGCTTGTGTTTAACAGATTATATGAACAGGAGCTTAAAAAAAGAGGACTCATATAA
- the purM gene encoding phosphoribosylformylglycinamidine cyclo-ligase has protein sequence MKISYKDAGVDIDAGNSFVEKIKPFVKETFNENVVGNIGSFAGAFRLPLGYKKPVLLGATDGVGTKLKLAIDAKKFDTVGIDLVAMCVNDLICNFGTPLFFLDYYATAKLEVDEAADVVKGIAEGCKQAECALIGGETAEMPGMYREGDFDLAGFAVGIAEEDELNPKVKEGDVLLALPSSGIHSNGYSLVRKLFFEKLNMKFDDKIEDKKLIDILLTPTRIYVKEFKKFKPFLHALAHITGGGIIENLPRVLPEDLEAVVYKDKIKVLPIFEFMSKYVDENEMFRTFNMGVGMIFAVSGENVDEILKNSDAYVIGEIKKGKKGVNLK, from the coding sequence ATGAAAATTAGTTATAAAGACGCAGGAGTAGATATAGACGCAGGAAATAGTTTTGTAGAAAAAATAAAACCTTTTGTAAAAGAAACTTTTAATGAAAATGTAGTCGGTAATATTGGAAGTTTTGCGGGGGCATTCAGACTGCCGCTTGGATATAAAAAGCCTGTTTTGCTTGGAGCGACTGACGGGGTAGGAACAAAATTAAAACTTGCAATTGATGCCAAAAAGTTTGATACAGTCGGGATTGATTTGGTTGCAATGTGTGTAAATGATTTAATATGTAATTTTGGAACACCTCTATTTTTTTTAGATTACTATGCAACTGCAAAACTGGAAGTAGACGAGGCAGCCGATGTTGTAAAAGGAATAGCCGAGGGGTGTAAACAGGCCGAATGTGCTTTAATAGGAGGGGAAACTGCCGAAATGCCCGGAATGTACCGTGAGGGTGATTTTGATTTGGCCGGATTTGCCGTCGGTATTGCGGAAGAGGATGAACTGAATCCTAAAGTAAAAGAGGGTGATGTTTTATTGGCTTTGCCAAGCAGCGGAATTCACTCCAACGGATATTCACTTGTAAGAAAACTTTTTTTTGAAAAACTGAATATGAAATTTGATGATAAAATAGAAGATAAGAAATTAATAGATATATTACTTACCCCTACAAGAATTTATGTAAAAGAATTTAAAAAATTCAAGCCTTTTCTTCATGCCTTAGCCCATATTACAGGCGGAGGAATAATTGAAAATCTTCCAAGGGTATTGCCTGAAGATTTAGAGGCCGTTGTTTATAAAGATAAAATAAAAGTACTTCCTATTTTTGAATTTATGAGTAAATATGTTGATGAAAATGAAATGTTTAGAACATTTAATATGGGTGTTGGAATGATTTTTGCAGTAAGCGGGGAAAATGTTGATGAAATTTTGAAAAACAGCGATGCTTACGTTATTGGAGAAATAAAAAAAGGTAAAAAAGGAGTAAACTTAAAATGA
- a CDS encoding 3'-5' exonuclease translates to MSLPPKIETLRRASVFNKKTRKRAIEKLKKDKSYLMKCLKEDIKENIIFRNYEDYLISVVLEEENKMQRFKPFPRQKAFSSKDFLSYYIQDLKNTPKEGKIRKVGVFDTETTDITGYIISYAVVIQDMEDLSTKEIYELLNPEAKISEEAFSVHKISQEELKNKPTFKEKKDEILNIFNSLDMVVGHNVLYDFGVLKRELERINHFPNVIDIPIFDTMYYAADVVVLEKKKMPRLEEAIAFFFGKKNINYHNALEDVKATLKVFNKLLES, encoded by the coding sequence TTGAGTTTACCTCCAAAAATAGAAACACTCAGACGTGCCAGTGTCTTTAATAAAAAAACAAGAAAACGGGCAATTGAAAAACTAAAAAAAGATAAATCATATCTTATGAAATGTTTAAAAGAGGATATAAAAGAAAATATTATTTTTAGAAATTATGAAGATTATCTGATTTCTGTGGTTTTAGAAGAAGAAAATAAAATGCAAAGATTTAAACCCTTTCCAAGACAAAAAGCATTTTCAAGCAAAGATTTTTTAAGTTATTATATTCAGGATTTAAAAAACACCCCAAAAGAAGGAAAAATACGTAAAGTCGGGGTATTTGACACTGAAACAACAGACATAACGGGTTATATTATTTCGTATGCAGTTGTTATTCAGGATATGGAGGATTTATCAACAAAAGAAATTTATGAACTGCTAAATCCGGAGGCTAAAATTTCAGAAGAGGCTTTCAGTGTTCATAAAATTTCTCAGGAAGAACTTAAAAATAAACCCACCTTTAAAGAAAAAAAAGATGAAATTTTAAATATTTTCAATTCCCTGGATATGGTTGTAGGTCACAACGTATTATATGATTTCGGTGTATTAAAAAGAGAGCTTGAAAGAATCAACCATTTTCCAAATGTAATTGATATCCCTATTTTTGATACGATGTATTATGCCGCCGATGTAGTGGTGCTTGAGAAAAAGAAAATGCCGCGTCTTGAAGAGGCGATAGCGTTCTTTTTCGGTAAAAAAAATATAAATTATCACAATGCCCTTGAAGATGTAAAAGCCACTCTGAAAGTATTCAATAAATTACTAGAGAGCTAA
- a CDS encoding YgaP-like transmembrane domain yields the protein MKSKKFACGERLQRFLMAFMMLLILGLLAKGYTLAALILLAFVAIMLAIYGLFDFCPSTWILNKIFGSCYCECKEEKNEN from the coding sequence ATGAAATCTAAAAAATTTGCATGCGGTGAAAGACTTCAAAGATTTTTAATGGCATTTATGATGCTTTTAATTTTAGGGTTGCTTGCAAAAGGTTACACTTTAGCGGCTTTAATATTGCTTGCTTTTGTGGCAATTATGCTAGCGATTTATGGACTTTTTGATTTTTGTCCTTCAACATGGATACTCAACAAAATTTTTGGAAGCTGTTATTGCGAATGTAAGGAAGAAAAAAATGAAAATTAG